A genomic stretch from Achromobacter spanius includes:
- a CDS encoding CaiB/BaiF CoA transferase family protein has product MAPTLPNAGALAGCKVIDLSRVLGGPYCTQILADHGADVLKIEPPGGDETRGWGPPFLGDTASYFIGVNRNKEGMTLDLSQPAGQELLRHLLADADVLVENFKPGTLEKWGLGYDSLSQAFPKLVHCRVSGFGADGPLGGLPGYDACAQAMCGLMSVNGEADGEATRVGLPVVDMVTGLNAAVAVLLALNERQRSGLGQFLDITLYDCALSLLHPHAANFFYSGTVPKRSGNAHPNIAPYETLPTASGPLFLAVGNNRQFALMAQVLEAPGLAADARYATNADRLQNRQALRDELSSLLASQNAATLADRLLRAGVPAAAVQTVDQALAHPHTKHRGMVLEQGEYKGVGSPIKLSRTPASLRKLPPELKA; this is encoded by the coding sequence ATGGCCCCTACTCTTCCGAACGCCGGCGCGCTGGCCGGCTGCAAAGTGATCGACCTGTCGCGCGTGTTGGGCGGCCCGTACTGCACGCAGATACTGGCCGACCACGGCGCCGACGTGCTGAAGATCGAGCCCCCGGGCGGCGACGAAACCCGAGGTTGGGGCCCGCCCTTCCTGGGCGACACGGCGTCGTACTTCATCGGCGTGAACCGCAACAAGGAAGGCATGACGCTGGACTTGTCGCAACCGGCGGGCCAGGAACTGCTGCGCCATCTGCTGGCCGACGCCGACGTGCTGGTTGAGAACTTCAAACCCGGCACGCTGGAAAAGTGGGGGCTGGGTTATGACAGCTTGAGCCAGGCCTTTCCCAAGCTGGTGCATTGCCGTGTCAGCGGCTTCGGCGCCGATGGGCCCTTGGGCGGGTTGCCCGGCTACGACGCCTGCGCGCAAGCCATGTGCGGCTTGATGAGCGTGAACGGCGAAGCCGACGGCGAGGCCACGCGCGTGGGTCTGCCGGTGGTGGACATGGTGACCGGGCTGAACGCCGCGGTGGCCGTGCTGCTGGCGCTCAACGAACGCCAGCGCAGCGGCCTGGGCCAATTCCTGGACATCACGCTGTACGACTGCGCGCTTTCGCTGTTGCACCCGCACGCCGCCAACTTTTTCTACAGCGGCACGGTGCCCAAGCGCAGCGGCAACGCGCACCCGAATATCGCGCCCTACGAAACACTGCCCACCGCCAGCGGCCCGCTGTTTCTTGCCGTGGGCAACAACCGGCAGTTTGCGTTGATGGCGCAGGTGCTGGAAGCGCCGGGTCTGGCAGCGGATGCACGCTATGCCACCAACGCCGACCGCCTGCAAAACCGGCAAGCCTTGCGCGATGAATTGTCGAGTCTGCTGGCGAGCCAGAATGCCGCCACGCTGGCCGACCGCCTGCTGCGCGCAGGCGTCCCCGCCGCCGCCGTACAAACGGTGGACCAAGCCTTGGCACACCCGCATACGAAACATCGCGGGATGGTGTTGGAACAAGGCGAATACAAAGGCGTAGGCTCGCCCATCAAGCTATCGCGTACCCCGGCTAGCCTGCGCAAACTGCCACCAGAACTGAAGGCGTGA
- a CDS encoding Bug family tripartite tricarboxylate transporter substrate binding protein, translating into MKRFIAPLLLAATTAVMPVTSALAADAFPSARPITLVVPFPPGGPTDAMARRLAEKLREPLKQNVIVENRSGAGGNIGSEYVAGAKPDGYTILFGTSGPLAINVSLYKNQGYNPETSFAPIIRLGHLPNILVVNPSVPVKNVQELIAYAKQNPTKLSYASSGNGASSHLAGILFNKMAGTDIMHIPYKGTGPALNDLLGGQVSMSFTDILTALPHVKAGKLRAIGLASAQRSDALPDLPTLSEQGLKGYDVSVFFGIVAPKGTPADVVDTLNRAFKTALSDPAVEQALRSQGIVAAKDQTPQGLANFIAAEVPKWRELIKSANVSID; encoded by the coding sequence ATGAAACGCTTTATTGCCCCCTTGCTGCTGGCCGCGACCACCGCCGTCATGCCGGTCACGTCCGCGCTGGCGGCCGACGCCTTTCCCAGCGCCCGCCCCATCACGCTGGTCGTGCCGTTCCCGCCCGGCGGGCCGACCGACGCCATGGCGCGCCGCCTGGCCGAGAAACTGCGCGAACCGCTCAAGCAGAACGTGATTGTTGAAAACCGCAGCGGCGCGGGCGGCAATATCGGATCGGAATACGTAGCGGGGGCCAAGCCCGATGGCTACACGATTCTGTTCGGCACGTCCGGCCCGCTGGCCATCAACGTCAGCCTGTACAAGAACCAGGGCTACAACCCTGAAACCAGTTTCGCGCCGATCATCCGCCTGGGCCATCTGCCCAACATCCTGGTGGTGAACCCCTCTGTGCCGGTCAAGAACGTGCAAGAGCTTATCGCCTACGCCAAGCAGAATCCCACCAAGCTCAGCTACGCGTCGTCGGGCAACGGCGCGTCGTCGCATCTGGCCGGCATCCTGTTCAACAAGATGGCCGGCACCGACATCATGCACATCCCCTACAAGGGCACGGGGCCGGCGCTGAACGACCTGCTGGGCGGGCAGGTGTCCATGTCGTTCACCGACATCCTCACGGCCCTGCCCCACGTCAAGGCCGGCAAGCTGCGCGCCATCGGCCTGGCCAGCGCGCAACGATCGGACGCGCTGCCGGATTTGCCCACCTTGTCCGAGCAGGGCCTGAAGGGCTATGACGTGAGCGTCTTCTTCGGCATCGTCGCGCCCAAGGGCACGCCGGCCGATGTGGTGGACACGTTGAACCGGGCGTTCAAGACCGCGCTGTCGGATCCCGCCGTCGAGCAGGCACTGCGTTCTCAAGGCATCGTGGCGGCCAAGGACCAGACGCCGCAAGGCCTGGCCAACTTCATCGCCGCCGAAGTCCCCAAGTGGCGCGAACTCATCAAGAGCGCCAACGTTTCCATCGACTGA
- a CDS encoding acyl-CoA dehydrogenase family protein, whose amino-acid sequence MDAPARPVAPAATPVPDSRGLNLFRADPYAAALSQRYLPAALHTHLLPHLERLGGLAGGVMDELAATADKHPPTLSVRSRAGADESRVDKHPAYVELERLAYSEFGLAALSHRGGVLGWPEPMPASAKYALSHLFVQAEFGLCCPVSMTDSLARTLRKFGDPALVERVLPQVTSQDFDALRQGAMFMTEQGAGSDVSATEVTAEAQADGTWRIHGDKWFCSNPDAGFAMVLARSEPQPGLKGVSLFLLPRDLDDGSHNHYRILRLKDKLGTRSMASGEIRLEGAVAWLVGERGRGFKQMADMINNSRLSNGMRAAGLMRRAVTEAIYVSQHRRAFGKRLIDMPLMQRQLVKMTVWAEQARSVMFQTARALADADQGTADPALARILTPLIKFRACRDARKVTGDAMEVRGGCGYIEEWTEPRLVRDAHLGSIWEGTSNIVALDVLRAIKKENSLPALRAHIDRLLAAGVPCPPALAALQADALAKSFSLAEQAAAGDHDELARQAASLLYHAVSMAALRWEATGARLESRAQLADQVLLHRLAPRDPYAIPPNESAACQAILQYAL is encoded by the coding sequence ATGGACGCCCCCGCCCGCCCCGTTGCCCCCGCCGCCACGCCCGTTCCGGATTCACGCGGCCTGAATCTGTTCCGCGCGGACCCCTATGCCGCCGCGCTGAGCCAGCGCTACCTGCCCGCCGCGCTGCACACCCATCTGCTGCCGCACCTGGAACGGCTGGGCGGCCTGGCCGGCGGCGTGATGGACGAGCTGGCCGCCACGGCGGACAAGCATCCGCCCACCCTGTCCGTGCGCAGCCGCGCAGGCGCGGATGAATCCCGTGTCGACAAACATCCGGCCTATGTAGAACTGGAACGCCTGGCCTACAGCGAATTCGGCCTGGCCGCGCTGTCGCATCGCGGTGGCGTGCTGGGCTGGCCAGAACCCATGCCGGCCAGCGCCAAGTACGCGCTGAGCCATCTGTTCGTGCAGGCGGAATTCGGCCTGTGCTGCCCGGTCAGCATGACGGATTCGCTGGCGCGCACGTTGCGCAAGTTCGGCGACCCCGCGCTGGTCGAGCGCGTGCTGCCGCAAGTCACCAGCCAGGATTTCGACGCGCTGCGCCAAGGCGCCATGTTCATGACGGAACAGGGCGCGGGGTCGGACGTCAGCGCCACGGAAGTGACCGCAGAAGCGCAAGCCGACGGCACCTGGCGCATTCATGGCGACAAGTGGTTCTGCTCGAATCCCGACGCGGGCTTTGCCATGGTGCTGGCGCGCAGCGAGCCGCAGCCTGGTCTGAAGGGCGTATCGCTCTTCCTGCTGCCGCGCGACCTGGACGACGGCAGCCACAACCACTACCGCATCCTGCGCTTGAAGGACAAGCTGGGCACGCGCTCCATGGCCAGCGGCGAAATCCGCCTGGAAGGGGCCGTGGCCTGGCTGGTGGGCGAACGCGGCCGCGGCTTCAAGCAGATGGCCGACATGATCAACAATTCGCGCCTGTCCAACGGCATGCGCGCGGCCGGCCTGATGCGCCGCGCCGTCACCGAAGCCATCTACGTGTCGCAACACCGCCGCGCTTTTGGCAAGCGCCTGATCGACATGCCGCTGATGCAGCGCCAACTGGTCAAGATGACGGTGTGGGCCGAACAGGCGCGCAGCGTCATGTTCCAGACGGCGCGCGCGCTGGCGGACGCCGACCAGGGCACTGCCGACCCGGCGCTTGCCCGCATCCTGACGCCGCTGATCAAGTTCCGCGCCTGCCGCGACGCCCGCAAGGTGACGGGCGACGCGATGGAAGTGCGCGGCGGCTGCGGCTATATCGAGGAATGGACCGAGCCGCGCCTGGTGCGCGACGCGCATCTGGGCTCCATCTGGGAAGGCACCAGCAACATCGTGGCGCTGGACGTGCTGCGCGCCATCAAGAAAGAGAATTCGCTGCCCGCCCTGCGCGCGCACATCGACCGGTTGCTGGCGGCGGGCGTGCCCTGCCCACCCGCCCTGGCCGCGCTGCAAGCAGACGCGCTGGCCAAGAGCTTTTCGCTGGCCGAGCAGGCGGCGGCGGGCGACCATGACGAACTGGCCCGCCAGGCCGCATCGCTGCTGTACCACGCCGTGTCCATGGCCGCGCTGCGCTGGGAAGCCACGGGCGCCAGGCTGGAAAGCCGTGCGCAACTGGCCGACCAGGTGCTGCTGCACCGCCTGGCGCCGCGCGACCCTTATGCCATTCCCCCCAACGAAAGCGCGGCCTGCCAGGCCATCTTGCAATACGCGCTGTAA
- a CDS encoding LysR family transcriptional regulator produces the protein MDLDPRLLRYFIAVAEERHFSRAATRLHISQPPLSYAIRQLEDNVGARLLARTSRHVELTDAGHVLYREALTLLRQAEEVRTLVQRVDAGLRGRLRIGFVGSMLYRGLPTLLNAMRAELPDVEHVLTELNSHEQIEAVRRGEQDLGFIHANPVPDEVLARDLIAEPFVVCLPDSHPLAGRQSLRLAELASDDFVFFARAASPSYYETVLSMCVAAGFMPVIRHEVRHWLSVASLVSQGLGVSIVPACLSRSGLAGTRFIAFEHDARSVSQVIWHAGARTPLQQRAMALVERQFPAAAGQAAAD, from the coding sequence ATGGATCTGGACCCGCGCCTTTTGCGCTACTTCATCGCGGTGGCCGAAGAGCGCCACTTCAGCCGCGCCGCCACCCGGCTGCATATTTCCCAACCCCCGCTCAGCTACGCCATCCGCCAACTGGAAGACAACGTCGGCGCCCGCTTGCTGGCGCGTACCAGCCGCCACGTGGAACTGACCGACGCGGGCCACGTGCTGTACCGCGAGGCCCTGACGCTATTGCGGCAGGCGGAAGAAGTGCGCACGCTGGTGCAGCGGGTGGACGCGGGCTTGCGGGGCCGGTTGCGCATCGGCTTCGTGGGGTCGATGCTGTATCGCGGCCTGCCGACGCTGTTGAATGCGATGCGGGCGGAGTTGCCCGACGTTGAGCACGTGTTGACCGAACTGAATTCCCACGAGCAGATTGAAGCGGTGCGGCGCGGTGAACAGGACCTGGGCTTTATTCACGCCAACCCCGTGCCCGACGAGGTGCTGGCGCGCGATCTGATCGCCGAGCCGTTCGTGGTGTGCCTGCCGGATTCCCATCCGCTAGCCGGCCGCCAGTCGCTGCGGCTGGCCGAACTGGCAAGCGATGATTTCGTCTTTTTCGCCCGGGCGGCGTCCCCCAGCTATTACGAAACCGTGCTGTCCATGTGTGTCGCGGCCGGATTCATGCCGGTGATCCGGCACGAAGTGCGACATTGGCTAAGCGTGGCGTCGCTGGTGTCGCAGGGCTTGGGCGTGTCGATCGTGCCGGCCTGCCTGTCGCGCAGCGGCCTGGCCGGCACGCGCTTCATAGCCTTCGAACATGACGCGCGCTCGGTCAGCCAGGTAATCTGGCACGCCGGTGCGCGCACGCCCTTGCAGCAAAGGGCGATGGCGCTGGTGGAACGCCAGTTTCCAGCGGCCGCGGGCCAGGCCGCGGCTGACTGA
- the purU gene encoding formyltetrahydrofolate deformylase, producing MQHNDYILTLSCPDRTGIVYRVSGLLFELGCNILDSQQFGDEETGQFFLRVHFDLPVAVNPDDLRARLDTLSVDYGMDLKLHDARRKQRLLIMVSKQGHCLNDLLFRVHSGHLHAEVAAIVSNHNDYASLAASYGIPFHHLPVTPDTKAEQEKQVLQIADQSNADLVVLARYMQILSADMCRALNGRAINIHHSFLPSFKGARPYHQAHARGVKIIGATAHYVTSDLDEGPIIDQDIERVDHTMTAADLTQVGSDIESLVLSRAVRSHVEHRILLNRNKTVVFR from the coding sequence ATGCAGCACAACGACTACATCCTGACCCTGTCCTGCCCCGACCGCACCGGCATCGTCTACCGCGTCAGCGGCCTGTTGTTCGAATTGGGTTGCAACATCCTGGATTCGCAGCAGTTCGGCGACGAGGAAACCGGCCAGTTCTTCCTGCGTGTGCACTTCGACCTGCCCGTGGCCGTGAACCCCGACGACCTGCGCGCCCGGCTGGATACGCTGTCGGTGGATTACGGCATGGACCTGAAGCTGCACGACGCGCGCCGCAAGCAGCGTCTGCTGATCATGGTCAGCAAGCAGGGCCACTGCCTGAACGACCTGCTGTTCCGGGTGCATAGCGGGCATTTGCACGCTGAAGTGGCTGCCATCGTGTCCAACCACAACGACTACGCCAGCCTGGCCGCGTCTTACGGCATTCCGTTCCACCACCTGCCGGTTACGCCGGACACCAAGGCCGAACAGGAAAAGCAGGTGCTGCAGATTGCCGACCAGTCCAACGCGGATCTGGTGGTGCTGGCCCGCTACATGCAGATTCTGTCGGCGGACATGTGCCGCGCGCTGAATGGCCGCGCCATCAACATCCACCACAGCTTCTTGCCCAGCTTCAAGGGCGCCCGCCCGTATCACCAGGCACATGCTCGCGGCGTGAAGATCATTGGCGCCACAGCGCACTACGTGACCTCGGACCTGGACGAAGGCCCGATCATCGACCAGGACATCGAACGCGTCGACCACACGATGACGGCGGCCGACCTGACCCAGGTGGGCAGCGATATTGAATCGCTGGTGCTGTCGCGCGCGGTGCGCAGCCATGTGGAACACCGCATCCTGCTGAACCGCAACAAGACTGTGGTTTTCCGCTGA
- a CDS encoding NAD(P)/FAD-dependent oxidoreductase, whose amino-acid sequence MSADVDCIVIGAGVVGLAIARALAQSGREVLVTEATEAIGTGTSSRNSEVIHAGIYYPAGSLKARLCVRGKHLLYAYCAERGVPHKRLGKLIVATDRDQAAQLEGIAQRARANGVDDLQFISGEEAMRLEPALQCTAALVSPSTGIVDSHALMLSFQGDAENAGAQCVFHTPLVSGRVRPEGGFELQFGGDEAMTLTCNVLINSAGLQAPALARRIDGVPPASIPTDYLCKGSYFTLSGRAPFSRLIYPVPQHAGLGVHLTLDLGGQAKFGPDTEWIGTEDYTLDPARADVFYEAVRSYWPALPDNALTPGYTGIRPKISGPHEPAADFVIAGPAVHGVPGLVNLFGIESPGLTSSLALAEEALARLAA is encoded by the coding sequence ATGAGCGCGGATGTGGATTGCATCGTGATCGGCGCGGGCGTGGTCGGCCTGGCCATCGCGCGCGCGCTGGCCCAGTCTGGCCGCGAAGTGCTGGTGACCGAAGCCACCGAGGCCATCGGCACCGGCACCAGCTCGCGCAATTCCGAAGTCATCCATGCCGGCATCTACTACCCCGCGGGTAGCCTGAAGGCGCGCCTGTGCGTGCGCGGCAAGCACCTGCTGTACGCCTATTGCGCCGAACGCGGCGTGCCGCACAAGCGCCTGGGCAAGCTCATCGTCGCCACCGACCGCGACCAGGCGGCCCAGCTGGAAGGCATTGCGCAGCGCGCCCGCGCCAATGGCGTGGATGACCTGCAATTCATCTCGGGCGAAGAAGCCATGCGCCTGGAACCCGCGCTGCAATGCACCGCCGCGCTGGTGTCGCCGTCCACGGGCATTGTGGACAGCCATGCCCTGATGCTGTCGTTCCAGGGCGACGCCGAAAACGCCGGCGCCCAGTGCGTTTTCCACACGCCGCTGGTATCTGGTCGCGTGCGGCCCGAAGGCGGCTTCGAGCTGCAATTCGGCGGCGACGAAGCCATGACCTTGACCTGCAACGTGCTGATCAATTCAGCCGGGCTGCAAGCGCCCGCGCTGGCCCGCCGCATCGACGGCGTGCCGCCGGCCAGCATCCCCACCGACTACCTGTGCAAGGGCAGCTATTTCACCTTGTCCGGCCGCGCCCCGTTCTCGCGCCTGATCTACCCCGTGCCGCAACACGCCGGCCTGGGCGTCCACCTGACACTGGACCTGGGCGGGCAGGCCAAATTCGGCCCCGACACCGAATGGATCGGCACCGAGGACTACACGCTGGACCCGGCCCGCGCCGACGTGTTCTATGAAGCCGTGCGCAGCTACTGGCCGGCCCTGCCCGACAACGCGCTGACGCCCGGCTATACCGGCATCCGGCCCAAGATCTCGGGCCCGCACGAGCCCGCCGCCGACTTCGTCATTGCCGGCCCCGCCGTGCATGGCGTGCCGGGCTTGGTGAACCTGTTCGGCATTGAATCTCCCGGGCTGACTTCCAGCCTGGCCCTGGCGGAAGAAGCCCTGGCGCGCCTGGCCGCCTGA
- a CDS encoding flavin reductase family protein, with protein MPASSPDFDAAFFRTALGRYATGVTVVTAAGLDGAPIGLTVSSFNSVSLNPPLILWSLSRASSSLAIFEQCERYVVNVLSAEQIALARRFATGKTPDRYAGLTVHYAPGGTPMLDGHCAAWFECRNRSRYEEGDHIIMVGEVERCGHSHEPPLVFHAGGFDLTPAGTRSERKAP; from the coding sequence ATGCCCGCCTCCTCCCCTGATTTTGACGCCGCTTTTTTCCGCACCGCGCTGGGCCGCTACGCCACCGGCGTAACGGTCGTGACGGCCGCCGGGCTTGATGGCGCTCCCATCGGCCTGACGGTCAGCTCGTTCAATTCGGTATCGCTGAACCCGCCGCTGATCCTCTGGAGCCTGTCGCGCGCCTCGTCGTCGCTGGCGATCTTCGAGCAATGCGAACGGTACGTGGTCAACGTGCTGAGCGCCGAACAGATTGCGCTGGCGCGGCGCTTTGCCACCGGCAAGACGCCCGACCGCTATGCCGGCCTGACGGTGCACTACGCGCCGGGCGGCACGCCGATGCTGGACGGCCATTGTGCCGCCTGGTTCGAATGCCGCAACCGCAGCCGCTACGAAGAAGGCGACCACATCATCATGGTGGGCGAAGTAGAACGCTGCGGCCACAGCCACGAGCCGCCGCTGGTATTTCACGCGGGCGGCTTCGACCTGACGCCCGCCGGCACCCGCTCTGAAAGGAAAGCGCCATGA
- the pdxH gene encoding pyridoxamine 5'-phosphate oxidase — MSVSDLRQSYEKNVLLESQAAASPFEQFTRWFDEALAAKVPEPNAMTLATVDASGQPSARIVLIKGFDERGFTFFTNYESRKGQDLLAEPRASLLFFWQPLERQVRIEGVVEKVAPEESDAYYHSRPAGSRIGAWASPQSQPITREALEAREKEFRERFGEEPPRPPHWGGYRLKPTAIEFWQGRPSRLHDRLRYVADGSAWKIERLSP; from the coding sequence ATGTCCGTCTCCGATCTGCGTCAAAGCTACGAAAAGAACGTCCTGTTGGAAAGCCAGGCCGCCGCCTCGCCGTTCGAGCAATTCACCCGCTGGTTCGACGAAGCCCTGGCCGCCAAGGTGCCGGAACCCAACGCCATGACCCTGGCCACGGTTGACGCCAGTGGCCAGCCCAGCGCCCGCATCGTCCTGATCAAGGGCTTTGACGAGCGCGGCTTCACGTTCTTCACCAACTACGAATCCCGCAAGGGCCAGGACCTGCTGGCCGAACCGCGCGCCAGCCTGCTGTTTTTCTGGCAGCCGCTGGAACGCCAGGTCCGCATCGAAGGCGTGGTGGAGAAGGTCGCTCCCGAGGAATCGGATGCGTACTATCACAGCCGCCCCGCCGGTTCGCGCATCGGCGCCTGGGCCTCGCCCCAGAGCCAGCCCATTACCCGCGAAGCGCTGGAAGCCCGTGAAAAGGAATTCCGCGAACGCTTCGGCGAAGAGCCGCCGCGTCCGCCGCACTGGGGCGGTTACCGCCTGAAGCCCACCGCCATTGAATTCTGGCAAGGCAGGCCCTCGCGCCTGCACGACCGTCTGCGCTATGTTGCCGACGGCTCGGCCTGGAAGATCGAACGCCTGTCGCCCTGA
- a CDS encoding gamma-glutamylcyclotransferase codes for MTMQSTPPASGIAGASLPFRLWTPEERQASLDDALRHWQAGEDVWVYGYGSLIWRPDFDFMERRLATLRGHHRALCLWSRVNRGTPECPGLVFGLDRGGSCRGVVYRLAGSQVPTYFPALWEREMSTGAYLPRWINCTTDAGPVRALVFIMNRDNPAYIRALPDAELLAIVRRAAGRYGPCTDYVVQTAQALRAAGIHDARLDAIARLLEEDGHTLPEGA; via the coding sequence TTGACCATGCAGTCCACTCCCCCCGCCTCCGGCATCGCCGGCGCCAGCTTGCCCTTCCGTCTTTGGACACCAGAGGAAAGGCAGGCATCGCTGGATGACGCGCTGCGCCATTGGCAAGCCGGAGAAGACGTCTGGGTATATGGGTACGGATCACTGATCTGGCGCCCTGATTTCGACTTCATGGAGCGCCGGCTGGCGACCTTGCGCGGCCATCACCGGGCGCTGTGTCTGTGGTCGCGCGTGAACCGGGGCACGCCGGAATGCCCGGGCCTGGTATTCGGTCTGGACCGTGGCGGCTCGTGTCGGGGCGTGGTCTACCGCCTGGCCGGCAGCCAGGTGCCCACCTACTTCCCGGCGCTGTGGGAACGCGAAATGTCCACTGGCGCCTACCTGCCTCGCTGGATCAACTGCACGACCGACGCCGGCCCCGTCCGCGCGCTGGTCTTCATCATGAACCGCGACAATCCCGCCTACATCCGCGCACTTCCCGACGCCGAGCTGCTGGCCATCGTGCGCCGCGCGGCCGGCCGGTACGGCCCCTGCACCGATTACGTGGTGCAGACGGCCCAGGCGCTGCGCGCCGCCGGCATCCATGACGCCCGGCTGGACGCCATCGCGCGGCTGCTGGAAGAAGACGGACACACCCTGCCTGAAGGCGCCTGA
- a CDS encoding MFS transporter, with amino-acid sequence MSTSNRSPSSPSGSPEFSGAVLLCLLAMMNHVALTGGRITVSLTALQMGLSTFKVGMLVAVFAVLPMLFSVRAGRWVDRVGIVRPLVIGTSLVAIGTALPFISQTQTALLIASCCIGIGFMLHQVATQDLLGHAEPAQRMRNFSFLSLALAASGFSGPLIAGLAIDNLGTRTAFGLLALGPILSGIGLYALRHQLKAVDSQLSGAKEAQRRRVTELLAVPALRRILMVNTILSGAWDTHLFVVPIFGVAIGLSATTIGVILASFAAATFVIRLVLPLIMRRVRSWTLVRVAMATAAIDFMLYPLFTDVSVLVVLSFILGLALGCCQPSMLSLLHQHSPPGRAAEAVGLRMALINGSQVSLPLTFGALGAVIGVAPLFWAYALALMAGGWANRNPPLESDRKP; translated from the coding sequence GTGTCTACCTCCAACAGATCCCCCTCCTCGCCCTCTGGTTCCCCTGAATTTTCCGGGGCGGTGCTGCTGTGCCTGCTGGCGATGATGAACCACGTGGCGCTGACAGGGGGACGCATCACCGTATCCCTGACGGCCCTGCAGATGGGGCTGTCCACGTTCAAGGTAGGCATGCTGGTTGCCGTGTTCGCGGTGCTGCCGATGCTGTTTTCGGTACGCGCGGGACGCTGGGTCGACCGGGTAGGCATCGTGCGTCCGCTCGTCATCGGTACGTCATTGGTGGCGATCGGTACTGCTTTGCCGTTTATCTCGCAGACTCAAACGGCCTTGCTGATTGCTTCCTGCTGTATCGGCATTGGTTTCATGCTGCACCAGGTGGCCACGCAGGACCTGCTGGGCCATGCTGAACCCGCGCAACGGATGCGCAACTTCTCCTTCCTGTCCTTGGCGCTGGCCGCGTCCGGATTTTCGGGGCCGCTGATCGCCGGGCTGGCCATCGACAACCTGGGCACGCGCACCGCCTTCGGCCTGCTGGCGCTGGGGCCCATCCTGTCCGGCATCGGGTTGTACGCCTTGCGTCACCAATTGAAGGCGGTGGATTCGCAACTATCTGGCGCCAAGGAAGCGCAGCGCCGCCGCGTGACCGAACTGCTGGCCGTTCCCGCCTTGCGCCGCATCCTGATGGTCAACACCATTTTGTCCGGGGCGTGGGACACGCACTTGTTCGTCGTGCCGATCTTTGGCGTGGCGATCGGGTTGTCCGCGACGACCATCGGCGTCATTCTGGCGTCCTTCGCGGCGGCAACGTTCGTTATCCGCCTGGTATTGCCGCTGATCATGCGCCGGGTGCGCTCGTGGACGCTGGTACGGGTGGCGATGGCTACCGCCGCCATCGACTTCATGCTTTACCCGCTGTTCACCGACGTTAGCGTCCTGGTCGTGCTGTCGTTCATCCTGGGGCTTGCCTTGGGGTGCTGCCAACCGAGTATGCTTTCCCTCTTGCACCAGCACAGCCCGCCCGGGCGCGCGGCTGAAGCCGTGGGTTTGCGCATGGCGCTGATCAACGGCTCGCAGGTCTCCCTGCCGTTGACCTTCGGCGCGCTGGGTGCGGTAATTGGCGTCGCCCCGTTGTTCTGGGCCTATGCGCTGGCCTTGATGGCCGGCGGCTGGGCCAATCGCAATCCCCCGCTCGAATCTGACCGGAAACCGTAG